One genomic segment of Nitrospira sp. SG-bin1 includes these proteins:
- a CDS encoding UDP-N-acetyl glucosamine 2-epimerase, with amino-acid sequence MKIAPIIEALNRAEERGGGLRYRLIHTGQHYDRAMSGSFFEELGIPDPDINLEVGSGTQAEQTAGIMVGYERVLLKERSDLCLVVGDVTSTMACSIAARKLGVSVGHVEGGIRSGDWTMPEEINRVVTDSITNWFFTTSETANENLRRAGVTDDRIFFVGNTMIDTLLKNAPRLRPPACWQGLKLEPQKYFVVTLHRPANVDGEQQLLRLLRAIADGTQGLPVMFPVHPRTAKNLRETGSNLPSMHYVDPLGYLEFNYLVKHAKGVITDSGGITEETTVLGVPCLTLRDNTERPETITVGTNELIGTDPNKLPPALARLMAGQWKKGAIPPLWDGKAAERIVEHLERVLNDR; translated from the coding sequence ATGAAGATCGCGCCGATCATTGAGGCCCTCAACAGGGCGGAGGAGCGTGGTGGTGGCCTGCGGTACCGATTGATTCATACGGGCCAGCATTATGACCGGGCCATGTCCGGCAGTTTTTTTGAAGAGCTCGGGATTCCTGATCCGGACATCAACCTCGAAGTGGGGTCCGGCACCCAGGCCGAGCAAACCGCCGGTATCATGGTTGGGTATGAAAGAGTTCTCTTGAAGGAAAGGAGCGACCTCTGTCTTGTCGTGGGGGACGTGACGTCTACGATGGCCTGTTCCATCGCGGCGCGAAAACTGGGTGTGTCGGTGGGTCATGTGGAAGGCGGCATACGATCCGGTGACTGGACGATGCCGGAGGAAATCAATCGTGTGGTGACCGATTCCATCACCAACTGGTTTTTCACCACGAGCGAGACGGCCAACGAGAATCTGCGCCGTGCCGGCGTGACCGACGACCGGATCTTTTTCGTGGGCAACACCATGATCGACACGTTGCTCAAGAACGCGCCGCGCCTGCGACCTCCGGCCTGTTGGCAGGGACTGAAGCTTGAGCCGCAGAAATATTTTGTAGTGACCCTGCACCGGCCGGCGAACGTTGACGGAGAACAGCAACTGCTCAGACTTTTGCGGGCCATTGCGGATGGGACACAAGGTTTGCCCGTTATGTTTCCTGTCCATCCCAGGACGGCCAAGAATCTGCGAGAGACGGGGAGTAACCTTCCCTCCATGCATTATGTTGACCCACTGGGCTACCTGGAATTCAATTATCTCGTGAAACATGCCAAAGGCGTGATTACCGATTCAGGCGGGATTACCGAGGAGACGACGGTTCTTGGAGTGCCGTGCCTCACTCTTCGCGACAACACCGAACGACCTGAAACTATTACGGTCGGTACAAACGAACTAATCGGAACCGACCCCAATAAACTTCCACCAGCACTTGCGCGATTGATGGCAGGGCAGTGGAAGAAAGGCGCGATCCCGCCGCTGTGGGATGGAAAGGCGGCTGAGCGGATTGTCGAACATTTGGAACGGGTGCTGAACGATAGGTAA
- a CDS encoding GDP-fucose synthetase: protein MSSFWSDKRVVVTGGAGFLGSFVVDQLAVKGCRQIIVPRSKDYDLVQMDAVQQLYSDAKPDVVIHLAARVGGIGANQANPGRFFYDNLMMGTQLIEVGRQRGVNKFVAIGTICAYPKFAPIPFKEDDIWNGYPEETNAPYGLAKKMMLVQSQAYRQQYGFNSIVLFPVNLYGPRDNFDLETSHVIPALIRKCVAAKETGQASITLWGDGSPSREFLYVEDAAEGILLAAEQYEGSLPVNLGTGEEISIRNLAQSIAVEVGFTGQIQWDITKPNGQPRRCLDVSRAKQLFGFQARHRLRDGLKKTVQWFHANSQTIREVHF from the coding sequence ATGTCATCTTTCTGGTCCGATAAGCGTGTTGTCGTGACGGGGGGAGCCGGGTTTCTCGGTTCATTCGTCGTGGACCAGTTGGCCGTGAAAGGGTGTCGGCAGATCATCGTTCCCCGGAGTAAGGACTACGATTTGGTACAGATGGATGCCGTGCAGCAACTATACAGCGACGCAAAACCCGATGTGGTGATCCATCTCGCGGCACGTGTCGGCGGGATCGGTGCCAATCAAGCCAATCCCGGACGGTTTTTCTACGACAACCTCATGATGGGCACCCAGTTGATCGAAGTAGGCCGCCAACGGGGAGTGAACAAATTTGTGGCGATCGGGACCATCTGTGCCTACCCCAAGTTCGCTCCGATTCCTTTTAAGGAAGACGATATTTGGAATGGGTATCCCGAGGAAACCAATGCCCCGTACGGGTTGGCGAAGAAAATGATGTTGGTCCAGTCGCAAGCCTACCGTCAGCAGTATGGATTCAATTCCATCGTGCTCTTTCCCGTGAACCTCTACGGCCCGCGCGATAACTTCGACTTGGAGACCTCCCATGTGATCCCGGCTCTGATTCGGAAATGCGTGGCGGCTAAGGAAACGGGACAGGCATCGATTACGCTCTGGGGAGATGGGTCGCCGAGCCGGGAATTTTTATATGTCGAGGATGCGGCCGAGGGGATTCTGTTGGCGGCCGAACAGTACGAGGGGAGTCTTCCGGTCAACCTGGGGACGGGTGAAGAGATCTCGATACGCAATCTTGCCCAATCAATCGCAGTGGAAGTTGGTTTCACCGGTCAAATCCAGTGGGACATCACGAAGCCGAACGGCCAGCCGCGTCGGTGCCTGGATGTCAGTCGGGCCAAGCAGCTCTTCGGATTTCAAGCCCGACATCGCTTACGCGACGGACTGAAAAAAACCGTTCAGTGGTTTCACGCCAACAGTCAGACGATACGGGAAGTGCATTTTTAG
- a CDS encoding four helix bundle protein, which translates to MFSSFEDMPVWQKGMELAKEVFLLTEGLPRKEDYGLTSQIRRSALSVSGNLAEGFGRQHTKDKLNFYYESRGSLAETKNHLIYGRHVGYLKLNESDHAMCLVGEIWQELNALIRSLRRATQP; encoded by the coding sequence GTGTTTAGTTCGTTCGAGGACATGCCGGTTTGGCAGAAGGGGATGGAGCTTGCCAAAGAGGTGTTCTTGCTCACGGAGGGACTTCCAAGGAAAGAAGATTATGGGTTAACCTCACAGATTAGAAGGTCCGCCCTTTCGGTCTCGGGCAATCTTGCTGAAGGGTTCGGACGTCAACATACCAAGGATAAGCTGAATTTTTATTACGAATCCAGGGGTTCGCTGGCCGAAACCAAGAATCATCTGATCTATGGAAGACACGTAGGATACCTCAAGCTGAATGAGTCAGACCATGCCATGTGTCTTGTCGGGGAGATTTGGCAGGAACTCAACGCGCTGATACGCTCTCTTCGCCGGGCTACTCAACCTTAA
- a CDS encoding GDP-mannose 4,6-dehydratase, whose translation MKKALITGITGQDGSYLSEFLLGRGYEVYGIIRRSSSFNTGRIDPIYEDPHVPHRRLHLVYGDLNDASSLNRILRTVQPDEIYNLGAQSHVRVSFDIPEYTGEITGLGTIRLLEAIRESGLKPKFYQASSSEMFGKVLEVPQKETTPFYPRSPYGAAKVYSYWITVNYREAYNLFACNGILFNHESPRRGETFVTRKITKAAARIKLGIQQDLFLGNLEAKRDWGYAGDYVAAMWMMLQAQTPDDYVIATGETHTVKEMLELAFDRLQLDWKKHVKIDAKYYRPTEVDLLIGDASKAQRQLGWQPKVRFEELVAMMVDADLAAEKERLEGTQKKG comes from the coding sequence GTGAAGAAAGCGCTGATCACCGGAATCACCGGCCAGGATGGCTCCTATCTGTCGGAATTCTTGCTTGGACGAGGCTACGAGGTCTACGGCATCATCCGCCGATCCAGCTCCTTCAATACGGGACGGATCGATCCCATCTATGAAGATCCGCATGTGCCGCATCGGCGTCTGCACTTGGTCTACGGGGATCTCAACGACGCCAGTTCCCTGAACCGGATCTTGCGCACGGTCCAGCCCGATGAAATCTATAACCTCGGGGCCCAAAGCCACGTGCGAGTCAGTTTTGATATTCCCGAATACACGGGCGAAATCACCGGGCTCGGCACCATCCGCCTGCTCGAGGCCATCCGGGAATCGGGGCTCAAACCGAAGTTCTATCAAGCTTCGTCCAGCGAGATGTTCGGCAAGGTGCTGGAAGTGCCGCAGAAGGAAACGACGCCCTTCTATCCCCGAAGTCCGTACGGAGCCGCCAAGGTCTATTCCTATTGGATCACGGTGAATTATCGGGAGGCGTACAATCTCTTTGCCTGTAATGGGATTCTGTTCAATCATGAGTCGCCGCGGCGGGGGGAAACATTTGTGACCAGGAAAATCACCAAGGCGGCCGCGCGGATCAAGCTGGGCATTCAACAAGATTTGTTCCTGGGCAACCTGGAGGCCAAGCGCGACTGGGGCTACGCCGGCGACTATGTGGCAGCCATGTGGATGATGTTGCAGGCTCAGACGCCCGATGACTACGTCATTGCCACGGGGGAGACGCATACCGTCAAGGAGATGCTGGAACTGGCCTTTGACCGGCTGCAGCTGGACTGGAAAAAGCATGTGAAGATCGATGCGAAGTACTACCGGCCGACGGAAGTCGATCTGCTCATCGGGGATGCCAGCAAGGCGCAGCGTCAACTCGGCTGGCAGCCCAAGGTGCGGTTCGAGGAATTGGTGGCCATGATGGTCGACGCCGATCTGGCGGCAGAAAAAGAACGGCTTGAGGGGACGCAGAAGAAAGGTTGA
- a CDS encoding type II secretion system protein GspE encodes MSERLDNDQSNPNVRRPLLGRILEEKFNLLDSKLAEALSYQQEKGGLLGEVLLHLRVLREEQLLEALAQQFEMPWMPHLDTTHVDHELIKKVPIAFCRRYRVLPLRYEEGVILTASTDPLETVALDDLRLLLGKPIKPVLTTSVVLLACLNRAYDEIANPAGAEQVMEDIAANQSLDQLAHELDEPQDLLDATDEAPIIRLVNSVLFQAVRQRASDIHFESFERGLVVRYRIDGVLYPVLTPPKHLQSSIIARLKIMAGLNIAEKRLPQDGRFGIRTAGKDVDLRVSVLPTSHGERVVLRLLEKENRLLNLSEMGFSKERLAVIHQLIQLAHGIILVTGPTGSGKTTTLYAALSHINAPDKNIITVEDPVEYQLLGIGQMQVNPKINLSFAAGLRSILRQDPDVIMIGEIRDRETAEIAIHASLTGHLVFSTLHTNDAASAATRLIDMGIEPFLVASSVVAVLAQRLLRRICPDCKRPYTASEEELSRLDVAPGSNVTLYRGAGCAACSQTGYRGRTGIFELMVLDDEIRRLIGSKADSTAIKQTAVAKGMVTLKQEGAERVMQGHTTLEEVMRITQQEIEVE; translated from the coding sequence TTGTCCGAACGACTCGACAACGATCAGTCCAATCCTAATGTTCGCCGTCCTCTGCTGGGTCGCATCCTAGAGGAAAAGTTCAACCTCTTGGACTCAAAACTCGCGGAGGCCTTGAGCTACCAGCAAGAGAAAGGCGGCCTGCTGGGTGAGGTCCTGCTGCATTTGCGCGTACTGCGCGAAGAGCAATTGCTGGAGGCGCTGGCCCAGCAATTCGAAATGCCGTGGATGCCGCATCTCGACACCACGCACGTCGATCATGAGTTGATCAAGAAGGTCCCCATCGCATTTTGTCGACGATACCGTGTCTTGCCGCTTCGATATGAAGAGGGAGTCATTCTGACCGCGTCGACTGATCCGCTGGAAACCGTCGCGCTGGACGACCTTCGATTACTGTTGGGCAAGCCGATCAAACCGGTCTTAACCACCAGCGTCGTGCTGCTTGCCTGTTTGAACCGAGCCTATGACGAAATCGCCAACCCGGCCGGCGCGGAACAGGTGATGGAAGACATTGCGGCCAATCAGAGTCTCGACCAGCTCGCACATGAACTCGATGAGCCGCAAGACTTGCTGGATGCCACCGATGAAGCTCCGATCATTCGCCTGGTCAATTCGGTGCTGTTTCAGGCGGTTCGTCAACGTGCGAGCGACATCCACTTCGAATCGTTCGAGCGGGGACTGGTGGTGAGATATCGCATCGACGGCGTCCTCTATCCTGTTCTTACGCCACCGAAGCACTTGCAATCCAGTATTATCGCGCGCTTGAAGATCATGGCCGGTCTCAACATTGCCGAGAAGCGCTTGCCGCAAGACGGCCGGTTCGGCATCAGGACCGCCGGAAAAGACGTCGACCTTCGAGTCTCGGTATTGCCCACGTCCCATGGCGAACGGGTCGTGTTGCGATTGTTGGAGAAGGAAAATCGCCTCTTGAATCTCTCCGAAATGGGGTTCTCGAAAGAACGGCTTGCCGTCATCCATCAGTTGATCCAACTCGCTCACGGCATTATCCTCGTCACCGGTCCGACGGGAAGCGGCAAAACCACGACCCTCTATGCCGCCTTGAGCCACATCAATGCACCGGACAAGAACATCATCACGGTCGAAGATCCGGTGGAATACCAGCTGCTCGGCATCGGGCAAATGCAAGTGAACCCGAAGATCAATCTGTCGTTTGCCGCCGGCCTACGTTCGATTCTCCGGCAAGATCCCGACGTCATCATGATCGGGGAAATTCGAGACCGTGAAACGGCAGAGATCGCCATCCACGCTTCCTTGACCGGCCATTTGGTATTTTCCACCCTGCATACCAACGACGCCGCGAGCGCCGCCACCCGTCTGATCGATATGGGCATCGAGCCGTTTCTGGTCGCCTCTTCGGTCGTCGCCGTGCTCGCGCAACGACTCCTGAGAAGGATTTGCCCGGACTGCAAACGTCCCTATACGGCGAGCGAAGAGGAGCTGAGTCGCTTGGACGTCGCACCCGGCTCCAACGTCACCCTGTATCGAGGAGCCGGCTGTGCAGCCTGTTCCCAAACCGGCTATCGGGGACGTACCGGCATTTTTGAGCTCATGGTGCTGGACGACGAGATCAGGCGACTCATCGGAAGCAAAGCCGACTCCACCGCCATCAAACAGACCGCCGTCGCCAAAGGCATGGTGACCTTAAAACAGGAAGGAGCCGAGCGAGTCATGCAAGGCCACACGACGTTGGAAGAAGTCATGCGGATCACGCAACAGGAAATCGAAGTCGAATGA
- a CDS encoding type II secretion system protein GspG, translating to MVVVAILAILAALVVPRIMGRTDDAKRTAAKVQIRNIEGALQLYKLDNGVYPTTEQGLKALVEKPTVGVIPKKWKIGGYLPKLPEDPWGNPYKYLSPVQRGDYKVEYEITSLGTDGEVGGEGVNADITNWNLDKE from the coding sequence ATGGTCGTCGTGGCCATCTTGGCCATTCTCGCTGCGCTGGTCGTCCCGCGCATCATGGGGAGGACGGATGACGCCAAGCGCACGGCGGCCAAAGTCCAAATTCGCAATATCGAAGGTGCGCTGCAACTCTACAAACTGGATAACGGCGTCTACCCAACGACGGAACAGGGACTCAAGGCGCTCGTTGAAAAACCAACCGTCGGGGTGATCCCCAAAAAATGGAAGATCGGAGGATACCTCCCAAAGCTTCCTGAAGATCCCTGGGGCAATCCGTATAAGTACCTCAGCCCGGTCCAACGAGGAGACTATAAAGTGGAATACGAGATCACCTCGCTCGGGACGGACGGCGAAGTCGGCGGTGAGGGCGTGAACGCCGATATCACCAATTGGAATCTCGATAAAGAATAG
- a CDS encoding chemotaxis response regulator protein-glutamate methylesterase, which yields MGKIRVLTVDDSALMRQVLAMLLSKDPEIEVIGSAPDPYIAREKIKALNPDVLTLDVEMPKMDGLTFLEKLMRGHPMPVVMVSSLTEVGCQTTLRALELGAVDFITKPKIDLREGMEEIAQDLIAKVKAAATANVMRQGSREKRINGHATGAASMPINSQAMIKTTDTIIAIGSSTGGTEAVKDVLQVLPPNTPPILITQHMPERFTKTWADRLSSLSRISVKEAQDGDSVLPGHALVAPGGFHMTLERSGARYTVRINQDPPVNRHRPSVDVMFASVARYAGGNAVGVILTGMGGDGAKEMLTMKQAGAFTIAQDEASCVVFGMPKEAIKAGAVDKVVPLDDIAGTILAHVGR from the coding sequence ATGGGGAAAATTCGGGTGCTGACCGTCGACGATTCCGCGTTGATGCGACAAGTGCTCGCAATGTTACTTTCCAAGGATCCGGAAATCGAAGTCATCGGGTCGGCTCCCGATCCCTATATCGCCCGGGAGAAGATCAAAGCGCTGAATCCCGACGTGCTGACCCTGGACGTGGAAATGCCAAAAATGGACGGCCTCACGTTCTTGGAGAAACTGATGCGTGGGCACCCGATGCCGGTCGTCATGGTCAGTTCGTTGACGGAGGTGGGTTGTCAGACCACCTTGCGGGCATTGGAGCTCGGAGCCGTCGATTTCATCACGAAACCCAAGATCGATCTTCGGGAAGGCATGGAAGAGATCGCGCAGGACTTGATCGCCAAAGTGAAGGCGGCGGCAACCGCCAATGTCATGCGTCAGGGGTCACGTGAAAAGCGGATCAACGGCCATGCGACCGGGGCCGCTTCGATGCCGATCAATTCACAAGCCATGATCAAGACAACAGACACGATTATCGCGATCGGATCATCGACCGGTGGTACCGAGGCCGTGAAAGATGTCCTGCAAGTCCTCCCGCCGAATACGCCGCCGATTCTGATTACCCAACACATGCCCGAGCGATTCACCAAGACCTGGGCCGACAGATTGAGCAGCCTGTCGCGCATCTCCGTCAAAGAGGCGCAAGACGGCGACAGCGTGCTGCCGGGCCATGCCTTAGTCGCACCGGGCGGGTTTCACATGACGCTGGAGCGGAGCGGCGCCCGCTACACGGTCCGGATCAATCAGGATCCTCCGGTCAATCGTCATCGGCCGTCGGTGGATGTCATGTTCGCTTCAGTGGCTCGTTATGCGGGAGGCAATGCCGTCGGCGTTATCCTGACCGGAATGGGCGGTGATGGTGCGAAAGAAATGCTGACGATGAAACAGGCTGGTGCGTTCACGATCGCTCAAGATGAAGCGAGCTGTGTCGTGTTCGGTATGCCGAAGGAAGCCATCAAGGCGGGGGCCGTGGACAAAGTGGTGCCGTTGGACGACATCGCCGGCACGATACTCGCTCACGTCGGCCGCTGA